CACCTCGTGTGCCATCGCGCCCGTGCGGTGTGCGGCGTTCTCCAGTGGTTCTGCGTAGCCGACCCGGCCGGCCGCCCACGCGAACAGCGGCGAGGCCGCGACGAGTGCGCCGATCGCGAGCAGGCTCCGGCGAACCCACGAACGGTCCCAGGCGTCGCTGGCGACGCTCACGCGGCCACCTCCGTCGTCGTCGCGGTCGGGAACAGGTCCGGCCGGGCGTCGGCGACGTAGCGGTAGACGACCGCCGTGATCCCGCCCTCGATCAGCCCCAGAAGGAGATGACCGACCCCCATGATGGAGACGGTCGTCACCAGCTCGTAGGCGAACGCCGAGGACGCACCGAGCTGGAGCGCGGCGGCCACGGCACCGGCCGTGATCCCCAGCCAGCCGGCGACGAAGGCGGCCACGAACTCGTTGTGGCCGGCCAGCAGCCGGTAGAGAGCGTAGCCGACGTACACCTCGACGACGGCCATGTTCAGGACGTTCGCGCCGAGGACGACGAGCCCCCCGTCACCGAACACGAGCGCCTGGATCGTCACGACGGTGGCGACACAGAGCGCACCGAGATGGGGACCGAGCAAGATCGCGGCGAACGCGCCGCCGACGAAGTGAGCGCTGGTACCGCCGGGAATCGGCCAGTTGAGCAGCTGTGCAGCGAACAGGCCGGCGGCGACGATACCGAGCACCGGCGCAGTGGTGTCCGTGAGGTCGCCGTCGGCACGCCGTGCGGCGGCGACGAGCGTCCCGCCAGCGAGGACGGCACAGACGACGGCGATCCACAGATCGAGGAATCCGTCCGGAATATGCATACGCTCCGGTCCGAGCGGGGAGAGATAATACTTTCTCATTGCTCAGTAATACTCGCGGAGACAGCAGTTGGACACGCTCTTGCCCGCCCCCGTCGTAGCCGGGGTCATGAGCGACGATCTGGACCGGATCAGTCTCACGCTCCCGG
Above is a genomic segment from Halomicrobium sp. LC1Hm containing:
- a CDS encoding PDGLE domain-containing protein gives rise to the protein MSVASDAWDRSWVRRSLLAIGALVAASPLFAWAAGRVGYAEPLENAAHRTGAMAHEVTYNPGLLPDYTIPGVDPLVGTFVSAVVGTALTLVVATAIARLLAD
- a CDS encoding energy-coupling factor ABC transporter permease, translated to MHIPDGFLDLWIAVVCAVLAGGTLVAAARRADGDLTDTTAPVLGIVAAGLFAAQLLNWPIPGGTSAHFVGGAFAAILLGPHLGALCVATVVTIQALVFGDGGLVVLGANVLNMAVVEVYVGYALYRLLAGHNEFVAAFVAGWLGITAGAVAAALQLGASSAFAYELVTTVSIMGVGHLLLGLIEGGITAVVYRYVADARPDLFPTATTTEVAA